The following are from one region of the Escherichia sp. E4742 genome:
- a CDS encoding capsule biosynthesis protein, with the protein MQDNALSILLSGKKYLLLQGPMGPFFNDIAEWLESLGRNAVNVVFNGGDLFYCRNRQYLAYYQTPKEFPGWLRDLHRQYDFDTILCFGDCRPLHKEAKRWANTKEIRFLAFEEGYLRPQFITVEEGGVNAYSSLPRDPDFYRKLPDMAAPHIENLKPSTMKRIGHAMWYYLMGWHYRHEFPRYRHHKSFSPWYEARCWVRAYWRKQLYKVTQRKVLPRLMNELDQRYYLAVLQVYNDSQIRNHSNYNDVRDYINEVMYSFSRKAPKESYLVIKHHPMDRGHRLYRPLIKRLSTEYGLGERVIYVHDLPMPELLRHAKAVVTINSTAGISALIHNKPLKVMGNALYDIKGLTYQGHLHQFWQANFKPDMKLFKKFREYLLMKTQINAVYYRRLSYEKGTYLVNRVPFNNKSLQ; encoded by the coding sequence ATGCAAGATAATGCACTAAGCATTTTGTTATCCGGTAAAAAGTACCTGCTATTGCAGGGACCGATGGGACCTTTTTTCAATGACATCGCCGAGTGGTTAGAGTCATTAGGCCGTAACGCTGTGAATGTTGTATTCAACGGCGGGGATCTTTTTTACTGCCGTAATCGACAATATCTGGCTTATTACCAAACGCCGAAAGAGTTTCCCGGTTGGTTGCGAGATCTCCACCGACAATATGACTTTGATACCATCCTCTGCTTTGGCGACTGCCGCCCATTACACAAAGAAGCAAAACGGTGGGCGAATACGAAAGAGATCCGCTTTCTGGCATTTGAAGAAGGATATTTACGCCCGCAGTTTATTACTGTTGAAGAAGGCGGAGTGAACGCATATTCATCGCTACCGCGCGATCCGGATTTTTATCGTAAGTTACCAGATATGGCTGCGCCGCACATTGAGAACTTAAAACCTTCAACGATGAAACGCATTGGCCATGCGATGTGGTATTACCTGATGGGCTGGCATTACCGTCATGAGTTCCCTCGCTACCGCCACCACAAATCGTTTTCCCCCTGGTATGAAGCACGTTGCTGGGTTCGTGCGTACTGGCGCAAGCAACTTTACAAAGTAACACAGCGTAAGGTATTGCCGAGGTTAATGAATGAGCTGGATCAGCGTTATTATCTTGCCGTTTTGCAGGTGTACAACGATAGCCAGATTCGTAACCACAGCAATTATAACGATGTGCGTGACTATATTAATGAAGTCATGTACTCATTTTCACGTAAAGCGCCGAAAGAAAGTTATTTGGTGATCAAACATCATCCGATGGATCGTGGTCACAGACTCTATCGACCATTAATTAAGCGGTTGAGTACGGAATATGGCTTAGGTGAGCGCGTCATTTATGTGCACGATCTCCCGATGCCGGAATTATTACGCCATGCAAAAGCGGTGGTAACAATAAACAGTACGGCAGGGATCTCTGCGCTGATTCATAACAAACCGCTCAAAGTGATGGGCAATGCCCTGTACGACATCAAAGGATTGACGTATCAAGGGCATTTGCACCAGTTCTGGCAGGCTAACTTTAAACCGGATATGAAACTGTTTAAGAAGTTTCGTGAGTATTTATTAATGAAGACGCAGATTAATGCAGTTTATTATAGACGACTGAGTTATGAAAAAGGCACATATTTAGTAAATAGAGTTCCATTCAATAACAAGTCATTACAGTAA
- a CDS encoding glycosyltransferase family 61 protein has product MPALYLIKQVYGSLDGFNIVTPHISEELVILLEGLGVKRNKIIQVGNTWIEFDNVIITSFPSFGHLHTPSDYYIKSCNNLSESFSKLSNITQKHKIFISRRNATQRKIHNEIDLYKYFEEQGYYICDPGDYTPSEQIALFSHAEIIVGSHGMGIANAVFSKNLKILIEIMPTDWNRVSYYRTTQLMNCKYGCYWIEKNEDKELTIDVDRFVMFVEHCTASLNDDV; this is encoded by the coding sequence TTGCCTGCACTTTATTTGATAAAACAGGTATATGGTTCATTAGATGGTTTTAATATTGTTACGCCACATATATCAGAAGAACTTGTTATTTTGCTTGAAGGTTTAGGTGTTAAAAGAAATAAAATAATACAAGTTGGAAACACTTGGATTGAATTTGATAATGTGATAATCACATCATTTCCAAGTTTCGGTCATTTACATACTCCAAGCGATTATTATATCAAAAGCTGTAATAATCTTTCAGAGTCATTCTCGAAATTATCAAATATTACTCAGAAACATAAAATTTTTATTTCTCGGCGGAATGCAACACAGCGAAAAATCCATAACGAAATAGATTTATATAAGTACTTTGAAGAACAGGGATATTACATCTGTGATCCGGGTGATTATACTCCAAGTGAACAAATTGCTCTGTTTTCTCACGCGGAAATAATTGTTGGATCGCATGGGATGGGCATTGCAAATGCTGTTTTTTCAAAAAATTTAAAAATTCTTATTGAGATAATGCCTACAGATTGGAATAGAGTTAGTTATTATCGTACTACTCAGCTAATGAATTGTAAATATGGATGCTATTGGATAGAAAAAAATGAGGATAAAGAGCTGACAATAGATGTTGATAGGTTTGTAATGTTCGTAGAACACTGTACGGCGTCATTAAATGACGATGTCTAA